From the genome of Spinacia oleracea cultivar Varoflay chromosome 2, BTI_SOV_V1, whole genome shotgun sequence, one region includes:
- the LOC110785025 gene encoding 7-deoxyloganetin glucosyltransferase-like, giving the protein MGSLAEVRDRVKLHAVCVPFPTQGHISPMLNLAKLLHSKGFHITFVNTESNHRRFLRSRGPNSFHGLPSSFRLETIPDGIPPCDLNNCIEPFKKLLKRLNDPLLSSPPITFILSDCMMPFTFDTAREVGDLPVVLLWTASACGFLGYAQYRPLLDKVIVPFKEFLSDESEIN; this is encoded by the exons ATGGGCTCATTAGCTGAAGTTAGAGATCGGGTTAAGCTTCATGCAGTTTGTGTCCCGTTTCCAACACAAGGTCACATAAGCCCCATGCTAAACCTTGCCAAATTACTCCATTCCAAAGGCTTCCATATAACCTTTGTCAACACCGAGTCTAACCACCGCCGGTTTCTAAGGTCGAGAGGCCCGAACTCTTTTCATGGTCTCCCATCGTCCTTTCGATTAGAGACCATCCCGGATGGCATACCACCCTGTGACTTGAATAACTGCATTGAGCCTTTTAAGAAGCTTCTAAAAAGGCTAAATGATCCTTTATTGAGTTCACCTCCTATTACGTTTATTTTGTCGGATTGTATGATGCCTTTCACTTTTGACACCGCCCGTGAGGTTGGGGACTTGCCGGTGGTTTTGCTATGGACGGCTAGCGCTTGTGGGTTCTTGGGTTATGCTCAATATAGACCTCTTCTTGACAAGGTCATAGTGCCTTTCAAAG AGTTTTTAAGTGACGAAAGTGAAATCAATTAA
- the LOC110775058 gene encoding 7-deoxyloganetin glucosyltransferase-like codes for MNSEVPKPHAVCIPYPLQGHLNPMLQLSKILHSKGFHITFVNTEYNHNRLLQSRGPDSLIDRPSFQFKTIPDGLPVADVTDCTQDVPSLCASTEKNCLQPFKELIARLNGSGDGPPVSCVVSDAAMFFTVDAANEFGVPEVLFWTASACGLLGYAQYQKLIDLGLFPFKDENFATNGDINTVLDWVPTMENIQMKDMPSFIRTTDPNDFMVNYLPRLIHKSKQASGIIFNSYDALENDVVEALSADLFPPLYTIGPLQPLLNSMEDNIHGEIKQISTNLWKEDKHCIEWLNSYEGNSVVYVNFGSVTVMTNDQLIEFAWGLANSNQSFLWITRPDLVIGDSAVLPPEFLEETKDRGLITSWCNQEEVLGHPSIGAFLTHSGWNSTIESLINGVPVTCWPFFAEQQTNCWFCCNKWGIGMEIDANVKRSEVERQVRELMEGEKGKEMKEKAMEWKRLAHEAIVAPNGSSYNNLDKVIQVLIGSSQ; via the exons atgaatTCAGAAGTTCCAAAACCACATGCAGTATGTATCCCTTACCCTCTACAAGGCCACCTTAATCCAATGCTACAACTCTCCAAAATCCTCCACTCTAAAGGCTTCCACATTACTTTCGTAAACACGGAATACAATCACAACCGTTTACTACAATCCCGGGGGCCCGACTCCCTAATAGACCGCCCATCTTTCCAGTTCAAAACCATACCCGACGGGCTACCCGTTGCTGACGTCACAGACTGTACACAGGATGTCCCTTCTCTTTGCGCCTCCACTGAAAAGAACTGTCTTCAACCTTTTAAGGAGCTCATAGCCCGACTTAACGGGTCGGGAGATGGGCCCCCGGTGAGCTGTGTTGTTTCCGATGCTGCAATGTTTTTTACAGTTGATGCTGCGAATGAGTTTGGTGTTCCTGAAGTGTTGTTTTGGACTGCTAGTGCTTGTGGTCTTTTAGGGTATGCTCAATATCAAAAGCTTATTGATTTGGGACTTTTTCCTTTCAAAG ATGAAAACTTCGCCACAAATGGTGACATTAACACAGTCTTAGATTGGGTACCTACAATGGAAAACATCCAAATGAAAGACATGCCAAGTTTCATTCGAACAACTGACCCTAACGACTTTATGGTTAATTACCTTCCACGATTAATCCACAAATCCAAACAAGCCTCAGGAATCATCTTCAACTCCTACGATGCATTAGAAAACGACGTCGTTGAAGCACTTTCCGCCGATTTATTCCCTCCTCTTTACACAATTGGCCCTTTACAACCCCTTCTAAACTCCATGGAAGATAACATTCACGgagaaatcaaacaaattagTACAAATCTATGGAAAGAGGATAAACATTGCATAGAATGGCTAAATTCCTATGAGGGGAATTCTGTTGTTTATGTCAATTTTGGAAGTGTTACTGTTATGACTAATGATCAATTGATAGAATTTGCATGGGGGCTTGCTAATAGTAACCAATCCTTTTTGTGGATTACCCGACCCGATTTAGTTATCGGGGATTCGGCGGTTCTGCCGCCGGAGTTTTTGGAAGAGACGAAAGATAGGGGACTTATTACTAGCTGGTGTAACCAAGAGGAAGTTTTGGGTCACCCTTCAATTGGTGCGTTTTTGACTCATTCTGGGTGGAACTCGACGATTGAGAGTTTGATCAACGGTGTGCCTGTTACGTGTTGGCCGTTCTTCGCCGAGCAACAGACGAATTGTTGGTTTTGTTGTAATAAGTGGGGGATTGGTATGGAGATTGACGCGAATGTGAAGAGGAGTGAAGTCGAGAGGCAAGTCAGAGAGTTGATGGAAGGTGAGAAAGGGAAGGAAATGAAGGAGAAGGCGATGGAATGGAAAAGGTTAGCTCATGAAGCTATTGTTGCTCCAAATGGATCATCTTACAACAATTTGGATAAGGTTATCCAAGTGCTAATTGGATCTTCACAATAG
- the LOC130468116 gene encoding uncharacterized protein, translated as MTTLQPNQDPASPFYLHPTDNTASQLVSVKFKGEGYGDWRRSMMISMSSKNKLGFVNGTLAKPDVTADTYQAWMRCNDMMISWILFNLDTNIAKSVLYFNTAREIWLDLEERFGYVSGPQLFSLEQQAAEITQGGQNIAEFFTEIKSIWDKISAANPLPSCTCNQCTCNLTQKIFKMQQDQRLMQFLMKLGEHLSTARGNLLMMQPLPTITHAYRMLAQEERQREISAPMQHTENHDFIADRRRYNDLQGRNNPYKTGYKNTYQYGGNRTGYKKPFTYYCDHCKVNGHSTERCFKLHGYPPGFTGFKSDKRTAAAAYFDEPYGDDMTEYQPQFQETDREQQPGFLTADQCTQLLSLLTKQQNEKSSTDTQNDEGEASGHAFMAGPFNEKATGSW; from the exons ATGACAACTCTACAACCTAATCAAGATCCAGCTAGTCCATTTTATTTGCATCCAACAGATAACACTGCAAGTCAGTTAGTCTCAGTGAAATTTAAAGGAGAAGGCTATGGTGATTGGAGGAGAAGTATGATGATCTCTATGTCATCAAAGAACAAGCTAGGTTTTGTGAATGGAACACTAGCTAAACCTGATGTAACAGCTGACACTTATCAGGCTTGGATGAGATGCAATGACATGATGATTTCATGGATACTGTTTAATCTGGACACAAACATTGCCAAAAGTGTGTTATACTTTAACACAGCTAGAGAGATTTGGCTAGACCTGGAAGAAAGATTTGGATACGTTTCTGGTCCACAGTTGTTTTCTCTTGAACAACAAGCTGCAGAAATCACACAAGGAGGACAGAACATTGCTGAATTTTTCACAGAGATTAAGTCTATTTGGGACAAGATAAGTGCTGCTAATCCTCTGCCATCATGTACTTGCAACCAATGTACATGTAACTTGACTCAAAAGATCTTCAAGATGCAGCAAGACCAAAGGCTGATGCAATTCTTAATGAAATTAGGGGAACATTTAAGCACTGCAAGGGGAAATTTGTTGATGATGCAACCTTTGCCCACCATCACTCATGCTTATAGGATGTTGGCTcaagaagaaagacaaagagAGATCAGTGCTCCCATGCAACATACAGAGAATCATGATTTCATAGCAGATAGAAGGAGGTATAATGACTTACAAGGAAGAAACAATCCTTACAAAACTGGATACAAGAACACTTATCAGTATGGTGGAAACAGAACTGGATACAAGAAACCATTTACATATTATTGTGATCATTGCAAGGTCAATGGACATAGTACAGAAAGGTGTTTTAAGTTGCATGGATATCCTCCAGGTTTCACTGGTTTTAAGAGTGACAAaagaacagcagcagcagcttaCTTTGATGAACCATATGGGGATGATATGACAGAGTATCAACCACAGTTCCAAGAAACTGACAGGGAACAACAACCAGGATTTCTTACAGCTGATCAGTGCACTCAGTTGTTAAGTTTGTTAACCAAACAACAGAATGAGAAGAGTTCCACAGATACACAGAATGATGAAGGAGAGGCTTCTGGCCATGCATTTATGGCAG GGCCATTTAATGAAAAGGCCACAGGTTCTTGGTAG
- the LOC110777384 gene encoding 7-deoxyloganetin glucosyltransferase-like, whose amino-acid sequence MVSILEAMQKPHAVCIPYPAQGHINPMLQLAKLLHFKGFHITFVNTEYNHSRLIRTCGPSSVANRPSFRFETIPDGLPPGDNVDSTQDIPSLCISAEKHCLGPFKKVLARLNEAGGDVPPVSCVVSDGVMFFTIDAAQELGVPIVLLWTASACGFLGYAQYQKIVELGLVPFKAYCW is encoded by the exons atggtTTCAATATTAGAAGCTATGCAAAAACCACATGCAGTGTGTATCCCATATCCAGCACAAGGTCATATAAATCCCATGCTACAACTAGCCAAACTTCTTCATTTTAAAGGCTTTCATATAACCTTTGTTAACACCGAGTACAACCATAGTCGTCTTATCCGAACCTGTGGGCCTTCTTCGGTCGCTAACCGCCCGTCCTTCCGGTTTGAAACCATACCCGACGGGTTGCCACCGGGTGACAATGTGGACTCCACTCAAGATATCCCGTCTCTTTGTATTTCGGCCGAAAAGCATTGTCTTGGCCCGTTTAAGAAAGTTCTCGCCCGTCTCAATGAGGCGGGCGGGGATGTACCACCCGTAAGTTGTGTGGTTTCGGATGGTGTTATGTTTTTTACAATTGATGCGGCTCAAGAGTTAGGCGTTCCTATTGTGTTGCTTTGGACTGCTAGTGCTtgtggtttcttgggttatgctcAATACCAAAAGATTGTGGAGTTGGGCCTTGTCCCTTTTAAAG CATATTGTTGGTGA
- the LOC110774965 gene encoding 7-deoxyloganetin glucosyltransferase produces MGSLLETKMQKQHVVCIPYPAQGHINPMLQLAKLLHFKGFHITLVNTEYNHSRLIRTRGASSVANRPSFRFETIPDGLPPGDNVDSTQDVPSLCVSVEKNCLGPFKDILARLNETGGDIPPVSCVVSDGAMFFTIDAAKELGVPIVLLWTASVCGFLGYSQYHKIVELGIAPFKDESFSTNGDLETVLNWIPGMKGIRLRDLPSFIRTTDPNELMLNYVQRLIHNLKRADAIIFNSFDTLEQDVLQSFPSDFPPLYALGPFQLLLDSSEAICNEELKSIRTSLWKEDPHCIEWLDSYEPDSVVYVNFGSITVMTNDQLIEFAWGLANSKQPFLWITRPDLVTGDSAVLPPEFLEETKDRGLITSWCDQEKVLKHPSIRGFLTHCGWNSTIQSLINGVPMICWPFFAEQQTNCWFSCTKWGVGMEIDTNVKRSEVEGQVRELMAGEKGKKMKRNAMEWRRLAREAVAAPKGSSYNNFDKVIKVLGSVKSS; encoded by the exons ATGGGTTCACTATTAGAAACTAAGATGCAAAAACAACATGTTGTATGTATCCCATATCCAGCACAAGGTCACATAAATCCCATGCTACAATTAGCCAAACTTCTTCATTTTAAAGGCTTTCATATCACCCTtgttaatacggagtacaaccATAGTCGTCTTATCCGAACCCGTGGGGCTTCTTCGGTCGCTAACCGCCCGTCTTTCCGGTTTGAAACCATACCCGACGGGTTGCCACCGGGTGATAACGTGGACTCCACTCAGGACGTCCCGTCTCTTTGTGTTTCTGTTGAGAAGAATTGTCTTGGCCCGTTTAAGGATATCCTCGCCCGTCTTAATGAGACGGGCGGGGATATACCACCCGTAAGTTGTGTGGTTTCGGATGGTGCTATGTTTTTTACAATTGATGCGGCTAAAGAGTTGGGCGTTCCTATTGTGTTGCTTTGGACTGCTAGTGTGtgtggtttcttgggttattctCAGTACCACAAGATTGTGGAATTGGGTATTGCCCCTTTTAAAG ATGAAAGTTTCTCTACAAACGGCGACCTTGAAACAGTTCTAAATTGGATCCCTGGCATGAAGGGAATTCGACTCCGAGACTTGCCTAGTTTCATTAGAACAACAGATCCTAACGAACTCATGCTCAATTATGTCCAACGATTAATCCATAACTTGAAAAGAGCTGACGCCATCATCTTTAACTCCTTTGATACATTGGAGCAAGATGTCCTACAATCTTTCCCTTCCGATTTCCCTCCTCTTTACGCGCTCGGTCCCTTCCAACTCCTCCTCGATTCTTCAGAGGCGATCTGTAACGAGGAACTTAAGTCGATCCGTACAAGTCTATGGAAAGAAGATCCACATTGCATAGAATGGCTCGATTCCTATGAGCCCGACTCTGTTGTTTATGTTAACTTTGGGAGCATTACAGTTATGACTAATGATCAATTGATAGAATTTGCATGGGGACTTGCTAATAGCAAACAACCCTTCCTTTGGATCACCCGACCCGATTTAGTCACTGGGGATTCAGCTGTTCTGCCACCAGAGTTTTTGGAAGAGACGAAAGACAGAGGACTTATTACTAGCTGGTGTGATCAAGAGAAAGTCCTGAAACACCCTTCTATTAGAGGGTTTTTGACTCATTGTGGTTGGAACTCGACGATTCAGAGTTTAATCAATGGGGTACCTATGATTTGTTGGCCTTTCTTCGCGGAGCAACAAACTAATTGTTGGTTTTCTTGTACTAAGTGGGGTGTGGGAATGGAGATTGATACAAATGTGAAGAGGAGTGAAGTCGAGGGTCAAGTGAGAGAGTTAATGGCGGGAGAAAaagggaagaagatgaagagaaaTGCTATGGAGTGGAGAAGGTTAGCTCGTGAGGCTGTTGCTGCTCCAAAAGGGTCCTCTTACAACAATTTTGACAAGGTTATAAAAGTTCTTGGGTCTGTTAAATCTAGTTAA